The Litchfieldia alkalitelluris genome has a window encoding:
- the sigE gene encoding RNA polymerase sporulation sigma factor SigE — MTKLKLRLTYMWYKFLIKLGIKTDEVYYIGGSEALPPPLSKEEEEHLLKKLPSGDKAARSILIERNLRLVVYIARKFENTGINIEDLISIGTIGLIKAVNTFNPEKKIKLATYASRCIENEILMYLRRNNKIRSEVSFDEPLNIDWDGNELLLSDVLGTEEDIITKDLEANVDKKLLIKALHQLNDREKQIMELRFGLIGGEEKTQKDVADMLGISQSYISRLEKRIIKRLRKEFNKMV, encoded by the coding sequence GTGACTAAACTAAAACTTCGATTAACATATATGTGGTATAAATTTTTAATTAAATTAGGAATTAAAACAGATGAAGTGTATTACATAGGAGGCAGTGAAGCATTACCTCCTCCGTTATCAAAAGAAGAGGAAGAACACCTATTAAAAAAGCTGCCAAGTGGGGACAAGGCTGCTCGGTCAATACTGATTGAGCGCAATTTAAGATTGGTTGTTTATATAGCAAGGAAATTTGAAAATACCGGAATTAATATTGAAGATCTAATTAGTATAGGAACAATTGGCTTAATTAAGGCAGTGAATACATTTAATCCAGAAAAGAAGATTAAATTGGCTACATATGCTTCACGGTGTATAGAAAATGAAATTCTAATGTATCTAAGAAGAAATAATAAAATAAGATCTGAAGTTTCATTTGACGAACCTCTAAATATAGACTGGGATGGAAATGAACTACTTTTATCTGATGTATTAGGCACTGAAGAAGACATTATCACAAAAGATCTTGAAGCAAATGTGGATAAAAAGCTTTTGATTAAAGCATTACATCAACTTAATGATAGAGAAAAACAAATTATGGAATTGCGATTTGGGCTTATTGGCGGAGAAGAAAAAACCCAGAAAGATGTTGCCGACATGCTAGGTATATCGCAATCTTATATATCTAGATTAGAGAAAAGAATTATAAAAAGACTCAGAAAAGAGTTCAATAAAATGGTCTGA
- a CDS encoding DUF881 domain-containing protein, which yields MGKQMNISFSIILIVIGFMLAVQFQTIKEPVVRDTRDMWELRDDLKKSQELHSELINEIYKYEQLIEQYNTERVDSKETVLRETLDELKAEAGLTEVNGSGIVLTVDRAFNDLGVPADSVSADILRRLINDLNSFQAEAISIDGHRVINTTVIREIQRITKIDSYSINSLPFDIKVISNDAEKLYNRLKASEAVDEFFVENLKLSISKPHDEITIPAFDDPIRVMHMEPVKSDKGGK from the coding sequence TTGGGAAAACAAATGAATATTAGCTTTTCGATTATTCTTATCGTAATTGGTTTCATGCTAGCTGTTCAATTTCAGACAATTAAAGAACCGGTTGTTCGTGATACTAGAGATATGTGGGAACTTAGGGACGACCTAAAGAAGTCTCAAGAATTACACTCCGAATTAATAAATGAAATTTATAAATACGAACAACTAATTGAGCAATATAACACAGAAAGAGTAGATAGCAAGGAAACTGTCTTAAGAGAAACATTAGATGAATTAAAGGCAGAAGCTGGATTAACTGAGGTAAATGGATCTGGAATAGTATTAACGGTTGATCGTGCATTTAACGATTTAGGTGTACCAGCGGATTCGGTCTCTGCAGATATTCTACGTAGGTTAATTAATGATTTAAATTCATTCCAAGCAGAGGCAATTTCCATAGATGGCCATCGGGTGATAAATACGACTGTTATTAGAGAGATACAAAGAATTACAAAAATTGATTCTTATTCAATTAATTCTTTACCTTTTGATATCAAAGTTATTTCAAATGATGCAGAAAAGTTATACAACCGCTTGAAAGCCTCAGAAGCTGTCGACGAATTTTTTGTGGAAAACTTAAAACTCTCAATTTCTAAGCCTCACGATGAAATTACCATTCCGGCATTCGATGATCCAATTCGTGTTATGCATATGGAACCCGTGAAAAGTGATAAAGGTGGAAAATAA
- a CDS encoding small basic family protein — protein MWLPLIGLIIGIILGLSSQFTIPDEYSNYLSIAVLAALDTLFGGIRAHLQNIYDQAVFVSGFFFNILLAASLAFLGVHLGVDLYLVAVFAFGVRLFQNIAVIRRILISKWSLSRNKSEKN, from the coding sequence ATGTGGCTTCCCTTAATTGGTTTGATCATAGGAATAATTTTGGGACTTTCTTCCCAGTTTACGATTCCTGACGAATATTCAAACTATTTGTCTATTGCAGTATTGGCTGCTCTTGATACACTATTTGGAGGAATACGAGCTCATCTTCAAAATATCTATGATCAGGCAGTTTTTGTTTCAGGTTTTTTCTTTAACATATTATTAGCAGCAAGTTTAGCTTTCCTAGGTGTTCATCTTGGTGTAGACTTGTATTTAGTAGCTGTTTTTGCTTTTGGAGTCAGATTATTTCAAAACATTGCAGTGATTAGGAGAATATTAATTTCAAAATGGAGCTTATCTCGCAATAAAAGTGAAAAAAATTGA
- the ftsZ gene encoding cell division protein FtsZ translates to MLEFDTNLDQLATIKVIGVGGGGNNAVNRMIEHGVQGVDFLAVNTDAQALNLSKAETKMQIGGKLTRGLGAGANPEVGKKAAEESKEQIEEALRGADMVFVTAGMGGGTGTGAAPVIAQIARDLGALTVGVVTRPFTFEGRKRAGQASGGISAMKEAVDTLIVIPNDRLLEIVDKNTPMLEAFREADNVLRQGVQGISDLIAVPGLINLDFADVKTIMSNKGSALMGIGVATGESRAAEAAKKAISSPLLETSIDGAQGVLMNITGGTNLSLYEVQEAADIVASASDQEVNMIFGSVINENLKDEIVVTVIATGFNEAEVVAPKPTSRPSFQTSKPAIGKSVKREEPVQQQQQQQQQQENVRGSHSNEETLDIPTFLRNRNRRR, encoded by the coding sequence ATGTTGGAGTTTGATACCAATCTTGATCAGTTAGCAACTATAAAAGTAATTGGTGTTGGTGGCGGAGGAAATAACGCTGTTAACAGAATGATTGAACATGGTGTACAAGGCGTAGATTTCCTAGCTGTAAACACTGATGCTCAAGCACTTAATTTATCAAAAGCAGAAACAAAAATGCAAATCGGTGGGAAACTTACTCGTGGACTTGGTGCAGGAGCCAACCCAGAAGTAGGTAAAAAGGCTGCCGAAGAAAGTAAAGAGCAAATTGAAGAAGCACTTAGAGGTGCTGATATGGTATTCGTAACAGCTGGAATGGGTGGTGGAACAGGTACAGGTGCTGCACCTGTTATTGCTCAAATTGCAAGAGACCTAGGTGCATTAACAGTTGGTGTTGTTACCCGTCCATTTACATTTGAAGGTAGAAAACGTGCAGGACAAGCTTCAGGTGGAATTTCAGCAATGAAGGAAGCAGTAGACACTTTAATTGTAATCCCTAATGATAGACTATTAGAAATTGTTGATAAAAATACTCCAATGTTGGAAGCGTTCCGTGAAGCGGATAATGTGTTAAGACAGGGTGTACAAGGTATTTCCGATTTAATTGCAGTTCCAGGTCTTATAAACCTAGACTTTGCTGATGTTAAAACAATTATGTCAAATAAAGGTTCAGCATTGATGGGGATTGGTGTCGCTACAGGTGAGAGTCGTGCAGCAGAAGCAGCAAAAAAGGCAATTTCTAGTCCTTTACTAGAAACTTCTATTGATGGAGCTCAAGGTGTGTTAATGAACATTACTGGTGGTACTAACCTAAGCTTGTATGAGGTGCAAGAGGCAGCTGATATTGTTGCGTCCGCTTCAGACCAAGAGGTTAATATGATTTTTGGATCAGTCATTAATGAAAATTTAAAAGATGAAATCGTCGTAACTGTCATAGCAACTGGGTTTAATGAGGCAGAAGTAGTGGCTCCTAAACCAACTAGTAGGCCGTCATTTCAAACATCAAAGCCCGCTATAGGCAAATCAGTTAAACGTGAAGAACCTGTACAGCAACAGCAACAGCAGCAGCAGCAGCAAGAAAATGTACGTGGAAGTCATTCAAATGAAGAAACCTTAGACATTCCAACATTTTTGAGAAATAGAAATCGTCGTAGATAA
- the sigG gene encoding RNA polymerase sporulation sigma factor SigG encodes MLNFVQQLLLGGKELTRNKVEICGVDTSKLPVLKNEEMRKLFREMQSGELSAREKLVNGNLRLVLSVIQRFNNRGEYVDDLFQVGCIGLMKSIDNFDLSQNVKFSTYAVPMIIGEIRRYLRDNNPIRVSRSLRDIAYKALQVRERLMSETSREPTAEEISKVLEVPHEEIVFALDAIQDPVSLFEPIYNDGGDPIYVMDQLSDERNRDINWIEEIALKEGMRRLNEREKLILRKRFFQGKTQMEVAEEIGISQAQVSRLEKAAIRQMNKNIQN; translated from the coding sequence ATACTTAACTTTGTACAGCAACTCCTGTTAGGAGGGAAAGAATTGACTCGAAATAAAGTAGAAATATGCGGTGTAGATACTTCAAAACTTCCAGTACTTAAGAATGAAGAAATGCGTAAGTTATTTAGAGAGATGCAAAGTGGTGAACTGTCTGCAAGAGAAAAACTTGTAAATGGCAACTTAAGATTAGTACTTAGTGTAATTCAACGTTTTAACAACAGAGGAGAATATGTTGATGACCTATTTCAGGTAGGATGTATTGGACTAATGAAATCTATAGATAATTTCGACTTAAGCCAAAACGTAAAATTTTCAACATATGCTGTACCAATGATTATTGGGGAGATTCGTCGTTATCTTCGTGATAACAATCCTATTCGAGTATCACGTTCCTTACGAGATATTGCTTACAAGGCATTACAAGTTAGAGAACGTTTAATGAGTGAGACAAGCAGGGAACCGACAGCTGAAGAAATCTCAAAGGTTCTTGAGGTTCCTCACGAGGAAATCGTCTTTGCTCTTGATGCTATTCAGGACCCTGTATCATTATTTGAGCCGATCTATAATGACGGTGGAGATCCTATTTATGTGATGGATCAATTAAGTGATGAACGAAATCGTGATATAAATTGGATTGAGGAAATTGCTCTAAAAGAAGGTATGAGAAGGTTAAATGAAAGAGAAAAGCTTATTCTAAGAAAACGTTTCTTTCAAGGTAAAACACAGATGGAAGTTGCTGAAGAGATTGGAATTTCTCAAGCGCAGGTTTCTCGTTTAGAGAAAGCAGCTATTAGACAGATGAATAAGAATATCCAAAATTAA
- the spoIIGA gene encoding sigma-E processing peptidase SpoIIGA, with protein MYIYLDIIWLLNFLFDALLLLLTAIILKRKIIKWKILIAALLGSMIVVLMITPLSSISSHPIIKIMFSIMMVLIAFGYKRFRYFLQGLLTFYFTTFMIGGGMIGVHYFFEYEMVITNNVLATSSTGFGHPISWLFVIIGFPLSWYFSKSQIENIETKKIHYDQIVEVEVIIDEVHFRIKGLIDSGNQLYDPISKSPVMIMDTDKIRNLIPEQIIKQSMNMEQLGMNEDEEPHKWESRVRIIPYRGVGQTHQFLLALKPDKITIFHDNEMIIVKKALVALNHTRLSSEDEYQCILHPKMIISSSIQPAS; from the coding sequence TTGTATATCTATTTGGATATCATTTGGTTGTTGAATTTCTTATTTGACGCCTTGTTGTTATTGCTAACTGCTATCATCTTAAAACGCAAAATTATTAAATGGAAAATACTAATAGCTGCTTTATTAGGATCAATGATAGTCGTTTTAATGATTACACCGTTAAGTTCGATATCATCTCATCCAATCATAAAGATAATGTTCTCTATAATGATGGTATTAATAGCGTTTGGATATAAACGTTTTCGTTATTTCTTACAGGGTTTACTCACCTTTTATTTCACAACATTTATGATTGGAGGTGGAATGATAGGTGTCCACTACTTTTTTGAATATGAAATGGTTATCACAAATAATGTTTTGGCTACCTCTTCGACCGGTTTCGGTCATCCAATAAGCTGGTTGTTTGTGATTATTGGTTTTCCTTTATCTTGGTACTTTTCAAAAAGCCAAATAGAGAATATTGAAACGAAAAAAATACACTATGATCAAATTGTTGAGGTTGAAGTTATCATTGATGAAGTTCATTTTCGAATAAAAGGCTTAATTGACAGTGGAAACCAACTTTATGATCCTATTAGCAAAAGTCCAGTGATGATAATGGATACAGATAAAATCAGAAATTTAATTCCAGAACAGATTATTAAGCAGTCGATGAATATGGAACAGTTAGGGATGAATGAGGACGAAGAACCACATAAATGGGAAAGTAGAGTTCGGATCATACCTTACCGTGGGGTGGGTCAAACTCATCAATTTTTGTTAGCTTTAAAGCCGGATAAAATAACCATATTTCATGATAACGAAATGATCATTGTAAAAAAAGCACTTGTTGCTTTAAATCATACAAGGTTGTCATCCGAAGATGAGTACCAATGTATACTTCACCCTAAAATGATTATTTCATCATCTATACAACCAGCATCCTAA
- a CDS encoding cell division protein SepF: protein MSIKNKFKSFFALEDEYEYDEEEYDVDEIDTPVTKQVKQTKQNVVSLQSVQKSSKVVLHEPRVYAEAQEIADHLKNRRAVIVNLQRIQHDQAKRIVDFLSGTVYAIGGDIQRIGSNIFLCTPDNIDVSGNISEILAEEEYTDKRW from the coding sequence ATGAGTATTAAAAATAAGTTTAAAAGCTTTTTTGCATTAGAGGATGAATATGAATATGATGAAGAAGAATATGATGTTGATGAAATAGATACTCCTGTCACAAAGCAGGTAAAACAAACGAAACAGAATGTTGTTAGTCTTCAAAGTGTTCAAAAAAGTTCAAAAGTAGTACTTCATGAACCTAGAGTATATGCAGAGGCACAAGAGATAGCAGATCATTTGAAAAACCGTCGAGCAGTAATTGTAAACTTACAACGCATTCAGCATGATCAGGCAAAACGAATCGTTGACTTTTTAAGTGGTACAGTTTACGCAATTGGCGGAGACATCCAGCGTATTGGTTCAAATATCTTTCTATGTACACCTGATAATATTGATGTGTCAGGGAATATATCAGAGATACTTGCCGAAGAAGAGTATACAGATAAGAGGTGGTAG
- a CDS encoding YggS family pyridoxal phosphate-dependent enzyme, giving the protein MNVATNLLHIQNQIEQSCEASGRLVQEVNIIAVTKNVSVETAQDAVEAGILHLGENRNEGFLEKWEYFGDKAIWHFIGSLQTKKVKHIIDKVDYIHSLDRMSLAEEIQKRASKKVKCFIQVNVSGEESKHGISPSELSDFIRRVGEFELVEVVGLMTMAPNTDDKKLIRECFSRLRELKNEVQALGLPFAPCRELSMGMSNDYDIAVEEGATFIRIGTLLVGNK; this is encoded by the coding sequence GTGAATGTAGCAACTAATCTTTTACACATACAGAACCAGATTGAACAATCATGTGAGGCTTCCGGAAGGCTAGTTCAAGAAGTGAACATTATTGCCGTAACAAAAAATGTTAGTGTAGAAACGGCTCAGGATGCTGTTGAAGCTGGAATCCTTCACTTGGGCGAAAATCGCAACGAAGGATTCTTAGAAAAATGGGAGTATTTTGGTGATAAGGCAATATGGCATTTTATTGGCTCTCTTCAAACGAAAAAGGTCAAACATATAATTGATAAAGTTGATTATATTCATTCCTTAGATCGTATGTCACTCGCTGAGGAAATTCAAAAACGAGCGAGTAAAAAAGTTAAATGCTTCATACAAGTGAATGTCTCAGGTGAAGAATCCAAACATGGAATTTCACCTTCTGAACTATCAGATTTTATTAGAAGAGTTGGGGAATTTGAATTAGTTGAGGTAGTAGGTCTAATGACAATGGCACCTAATACAGATGACAAAAAGCTAATTAGGGAATGCTTTAGCAGGCTCAGAGAATTAAAAAATGAGGTACAAGCTTTAGGTTTACCCTTTGCACCATGTAGAGAACTATCTATGGGAATGTCAAATGATTATGATATTGCAGTTGAAGAAGGTGCAACATTTATCCGTATAGGAACGTTACTGGTTGGTAACAAATGA
- the ftsA gene encoding cell division protein FtsA: MNNNEICVSLDIGTSSVKVIIGEMVNDSLNIIGVGNVKSEGLKKGSIVDIDETVHSIKKAVEQAERMVGIPINQVVVSIPSNQVQLIDCHGVVAVSSESRQNREISNDDVARVIEAAQFVSIPPEREIIDVIPKQFIVDGYDEISDPRGMLGVRLEVEGTIITTSRTILHNLLRCVEKAGLDIVAICLQPLAAGSITLSEDEKNLGVGLVEVGGGSTSIAIFKDGYLKSTSVLPIGGDHITKDLSIGLRTSTDNAEAVKKKHGHAFYDLASEDEVFSVPIIGSDQQQQFTQLEISDIIEARLEEIFDLVQNEVRKLGVNDLPGGYVLTGGVVNMPGVLELAQAVLENNIRIAKPDYIGVREPQYSTGVGLLQFAYEHARIQGRDISSTVAIEQTEKRATKQQHQQVKNKQVEPEQKIGKKVKKFFGYFFE, encoded by the coding sequence ATGAACAACAATGAAATCTGTGTTAGTCTAGACATCGGTACATCCAGTGTCAAAGTAATCATTGGTGAAATGGTCAATGATTCTTTAAACATTATTGGGGTGGGAAATGTAAAATCAGAAGGGTTAAAAAAAGGCTCTATTGTTGATATAGATGAGACCGTTCATTCTATAAAAAAAGCTGTAGAACAAGCTGAGAGAATGGTAGGTATTCCAATAAATCAAGTGGTTGTTAGTATTCCATCAAATCAAGTCCAATTAATAGATTGCCATGGAGTGGTAGCAGTTTCTAGTGAAAGTCGCCAAAATAGAGAGATTAGTAATGATGATGTTGCAAGAGTAATTGAAGCAGCACAATTTGTTTCAATTCCTCCTGAACGAGAGATTATTGATGTTATACCTAAGCAATTCATTGTAGATGGTTATGACGAAATAAGTGATCCAAGGGGAATGCTTGGTGTTCGCTTAGAAGTTGAAGGAACAATCATCACAACCTCAAGAACAATTCTACATAATTTACTTCGATGTGTTGAAAAAGCAGGGTTAGATATTGTAGCAATATGTCTGCAACCTTTAGCCGCTGGATCAATTACGTTGTCTGAGGATGAAAAAAATCTTGGTGTTGGTTTAGTAGAAGTAGGTGGAGGTTCCACTAGTATCGCAATTTTTAAGGATGGTTATTTAAAATCCACTAGTGTACTTCCAATTGGTGGAGATCATATTACTAAAGATCTGTCAATTGGGTTACGTACCTCAACAGATAATGCTGAAGCTGTTAAAAAGAAACATGGACATGCTTTCTATGATTTAGCTTCAGAGGATGAAGTGTTCAGTGTCCCAATTATAGGCAGTGATCAACAGCAACAATTTACTCAATTGGAAATTTCAGATATTATAGAAGCAAGACTAGAAGAAATATTTGATCTAGTTCAAAATGAAGTGCGTAAACTTGGTGTGAATGATCTACCAGGTGGATATGTTCTGACTGGCGGGGTAGTTAATATGCCAGGTGTTTTAGAATTAGCTCAAGCTGTTTTGGAAAATAATATCCGTATTGCAAAACCAGACTATATTGGGGTTAGAGAACCTCAGTATTCAACTGGAGTTGGGTTGTTACAATTTGCATATGAGCATGCAAGAATTCAAGGAAGAGATATCAGCTCGACTGTAGCAATTGAACAAACGGAAAAGAGAGCAACAAAACAACAGCATCAACAAGTGAAAAATAAGCAAGTAGAGCCTGAACAAAAAATAGGGAAAAAAGTTAAAAAATTCTTTGGTTACTTCTTTGAATAA
- the pgeF gene encoding peptidoglycan editing factor PgeF — protein sequence MLILRTEPFIFGHNDISQSFLHQNSFNDLGFDIIAGFTTKIGGNSKGFYSSFNLGLHVDDLQDDVKSNRKLLGEYLGFSTDTWISCEQVHKSTVKKITKDLCGKGVFNYEDAIPATDGIYTNEPNILLTLCFADCVPLYFYEPNLQLIGIAHAGWKGTVSNIAGEMVKIWVKDEGVNPKNVFASIGPSIDHCCYIVDDYVIDFVNKMNLENKLIYSQIGEGQYRLSLKSLNEQLLLASGIPREQISASSHCTSCEKEIFFSHRRDKGKTGRMLSFIGRKEAQNSECSN from the coding sequence ATGTTGATTTTGAGAACTGAGCCATTTATTTTTGGTCATAATGATATTAGTCAATCTTTCCTTCATCAAAATTCCTTTAATGACTTGGGTTTTGACATAATCGCGGGTTTCACAACAAAAATAGGAGGAAATAGTAAAGGCTTTTATTCTTCCTTTAACTTAGGTCTTCATGTGGATGATCTTCAAGATGATGTTAAATCCAATCGGAAATTACTTGGAGAATACTTAGGGTTTTCTACAGATACTTGGATTAGTTGTGAACAGGTACATAAGTCAACAGTAAAGAAAATCACTAAAGATTTATGCGGAAAAGGTGTATTCAATTATGAAGATGCTATTCCTGCAACAGATGGTATTTATACAAATGAACCCAATATATTGCTAACTCTATGTTTTGCTGACTGTGTCCCCCTCTATTTTTATGAGCCGAATCTACAATTAATTGGTATCGCTCATGCTGGATGGAAAGGAACAGTCAGTAATATCGCGGGTGAAATGGTGAAAATTTGGGTAAAGGATGAAGGCGTTAACCCCAAAAATGTTTTTGCTAGTATAGGCCCTTCAATTGATCATTGTTGCTATATTGTAGACGACTATGTGATTGACTTTGTAAATAAGATGAATCTTGAAAACAAACTAATTTATTCACAAATTGGCGAAGGACAATATCGACTTAGTTTAAAATCCCTGAATGAACAGTTGTTGCTTGCATCCGGAATTCCAAGAGAGCAAATATCTGCTTCATCACACTGTACAAGCTGTGAAAAGGAAATCTTCTTTTCACACCGCCGAGACAAGGGGAAAACGGGGAGAATGTTAAGCTTTATTGGGCGCAAGGAGGCGCAAAATAGTGAATGTAGCAACTAA
- a CDS encoding cell division protein FtsQ/DivIB, whose amino-acid sequence MDTKVVTIEDRIPKLKQKRKQKANRRLIIYIICFFFMVLGVIYSQSPLSKVSSISIVGNYSVAKDDLIKLSGLSTRTSFWNLDKEKIISNLSQHDEIEEVNVIRKLPNHVVIDVKELKRVAYVKDGEGKLYPILENGKTLRAINNNGQAPATDAPLLVGWEHDGDIAGLARELRKLPESIANSISEIHHAPKEVDRLHVTLYMNNGYEVSVTVRGFAEKMLAYPTVVNELDPSLKGVIHLDVVPFFEKYKSKEEKGEVTSETEG is encoded by the coding sequence TTGGACACTAAGGTTGTTACAATTGAAGATCGGATTCCAAAATTAAAACAAAAGAGAAAACAGAAAGCAAATAGACGATTAATTATTTATATTATATGCTTTTTCTTTATGGTTCTTGGTGTGATTTACTCTCAATCTCCGTTGAGTAAGGTCTCTTCAATATCTATTGTTGGGAATTACTCAGTTGCTAAAGATGACCTTATTAAGCTTAGTGGCTTATCTACTAGAACTAGTTTTTGGAATTTGGATAAAGAAAAGATTATAAGTAATCTTAGTCAACATGATGAAATAGAAGAAGTAAATGTTATAAGAAAATTACCTAATCATGTTGTAATTGATGTTAAAGAGCTAAAGAGAGTAGCTTATGTAAAAGATGGTGAAGGTAAATTGTACCCTATCTTAGAAAATGGAAAAACACTCCGTGCAATAAATAATAATGGACAAGCTCCTGCAACGGATGCCCCTCTTTTGGTTGGCTGGGAACATGATGGTGATATAGCAGGGTTGGCAAGGGAACTTAGAAAACTTCCTGAAAGTATCGCCAATTCGATTTCGGAAATTCATCATGCACCAAAGGAAGTTGATCGCTTACATGTGACACTTTATATGAACAATGGCTATGAAGTTAGTGTAACTGTAAGAGGATTTGCTGAAAAAATGCTTGCCTATCCAACTGTAGTAAATGAGTTAGATCCCTCATTAAAAGGAGTTATCCACTTAGATGTTGTCCCTTTCTTCGAAAAATATAAAAGTAAAGAAGAAAAGGGGGAGGTAACTAGTGAAACTGAAGGGTAG
- a CDS encoding YlmC/YmxH family sporulation protein has product MVYISELQAKDVVNVADGKRLGNIGDIDINLANGKIEAIIISGNGKVLGFFGKDEEVAIPWRNIMKIGTDVILVRYPNHQSEE; this is encoded by the coding sequence ATGGTTTATATATCAGAATTACAAGCAAAAGATGTAGTAAATGTAGCCGATGGAAAAAGACTAGGAAACATTGGAGACATTGATATCAATTTGGCAAATGGGAAGATAGAAGCTATCATTATTTCTGGGAATGGTAAGGTTTTGGGCTTTTTTGGGAAAGATGAGGAAGTTGCTATACCGTGGAGAAACATTATGAAAATTGGTACAGATGTAATTTTAGTTAGATATCCTAATCATCAATCTGAGGAGTAA
- a CDS encoding DUF881 domain-containing protein: protein MISFSYQFTKKETAEGRITDRQWNKENEVRELLVQQQERNKILQAELFEKQEEVRKTEEELAIHEQEQIYFNLVEDVEKYRMYIGDIKVKGQGVKVTLEDASYVPSGEDVNNYLVHESHLFKVINELYISGAQAVSINGKRLSHNSYIYCNGPVVTVDGNQYPAPFIISAIGDPEVLNPALNINGGVKDQLVQDNIVVTIENTEITMDPLLQADEQ, encoded by the coding sequence ATGATTTCCTTCTCATATCAGTTTACCAAGAAAGAAACTGCAGAGGGCAGAATTACAGACCGACAGTGGAATAAGGAAAACGAGGTTCGAGAGCTACTAGTACAACAACAAGAACGTAATAAAATTCTTCAAGCTGAGTTATTTGAAAAGCAGGAAGAAGTTCGAAAAACCGAAGAAGAACTTGCAATACACGAACAAGAGCAAATTTATTTTAATCTTGTCGAAGATGTGGAGAAATATCGTATGTATATTGGCGATATTAAAGTAAAAGGTCAAGGGGTAAAAGTTACACTTGAGGATGCATCCTACGTACCATCTGGAGAAGACGTGAATAATTATCTTGTACATGAAAGTCATTTGTTTAAGGTAATAAATGAATTATACATTTCTGGCGCACAAGCAGTATCTATAAATGGTAAAAGGCTATCACACAATTCTTATATATATTGTAATGGTCCGGTTGTAACAGTAGATGGTAATCAATATCCAGCCCCGTTTATTATATCTGCAATTGGAGATCCCGAGGTCTTAAATCCTGCTTTAAATATCAATGGTGGTGTCAAGGATCAGTTGGTTCAAGATAATATAGTTGTTACAATTGAAAATACTGAAATAACAATGGATCCTTTGTTACAGGCAGATGAACAATAA
- a CDS encoding YggT family protein, giving the protein MDLIFDLLKTLISFYSYALIGYILMSWFPNARESAIGQFLARICEPYLEPFRRFIPPLGMIDISPIVGILTLNFAIYGLDFLSRMFT; this is encoded by the coding sequence ATGGATTTAATTTTTGATCTTTTAAAGACGTTGATTTCGTTTTATTCATATGCATTAATTGGGTATATCCTTATGTCATGGTTTCCTAACGCTAGGGAATCTGCGATAGGTCAATTCCTAGCACGTATTTGTGAACCATACTTAGAGCCATTCCGCAGGTTTATTCCTCCGTTAGGTATGATTGATATTTCTCCAATTGTTGGAATATTAACATTGAACTTTGCAATTTATGGATTAGACTTTTTATCTAGGATGTTTACATAG